One Luoshenia tenuis DNA window includes the following coding sequences:
- a CDS encoding winged helix-turn-helix transcriptional regulator produces MEQVLPACPVETTLMLIGDKWKVLILRELVGGTKRFGQLKNAIGGVSQKVLTAQLRDMEQKGLLSRKVYAEVPPRVEYTLTETGYSLRPILDAMSAWGSAYKVKNAQAAGQMEG; encoded by the coding sequence ATGGAACAGGTGTTACCGGCCTGCCCGGTGGAAACGACGTTGATGCTGATCGGGGACAAGTGGAAAGTTTTGATCCTGCGGGAGCTGGTCGGCGGTACCAAGCGCTTTGGACAGCTGAAAAACGCCATTGGCGGGGTCAGCCAAAAGGTGCTGACCGCCCAGCTGCGGGATATGGAGCAAAAGGGGCTTTTGAGCCGCAAAGTCTATGCCGAGGTGCCGCCGCGGGTGGAGTATACCCTGACGGAAACCGGCTATAGCCTGCGCCCGATTTTAGATGCGATGTCTGCCTGGGGCAGCGCCTATAAAGTGAAGAATGCGCAGGCGGCCGGGCAAATGGAAGGCTAG
- a CDS encoding 4Fe-4S binding protein — translation MTVNDYFAYLVEQIHTTVLATLDERGLPCTCAVDMMDWDKAGAYFLTARGKHLYSRLMRCNQVALTGVKGADTLRSAALSLQGEVRPADEGRLQRLLEKNPYMAQIYPTAAARRALAAFQIYRGCGEWFDLSVRPVVRRSFTFGGAPLPAQGYRMSGRCTGCGKCLAACPQDCIDLSTGRATILQAHCLRCGNCYTSCPAGAVIKEKEAVK, via the coding sequence ATGACGGTTAACGATTACTTTGCCTATCTGGTCGAGCAGATCCACACCACCGTCCTGGCGACCCTGGATGAGCGGGGCTTGCCTTGTACCTGCGCGGTTGATATGATGGACTGGGATAAGGCAGGCGCGTACTTTCTGACCGCCAGGGGTAAGCACTTATATTCCCGTTTGATGCGCTGCAATCAAGTCGCGCTGACCGGGGTCAAGGGGGCCGATACGCTGCGCAGCGCGGCCCTCTCCCTGCAGGGGGAAGTCCGCCCGGCGGATGAAGGGCGCTTGCAGCGTCTGCTGGAGAAGAACCCCTACATGGCGCAGATCTATCCTACCGCAGCTGCCCGGCGTGCGCTCGCAGCCTTTCAGATCTATCGGGGCTGCGGCGAGTGGTTCGACCTGTCTGTACGGCCGGTTGTGCGCCGTTCTTTTACCTTTGGCGGCGCGCCGCTTCCGGCGCAGGGCTATCGCATGTCCGGCCGGTGCACCGGCTGCGGCAAATGCCTGGCAGCCTGTCCGCAGGACTGCATCGATTTATCCACCGGCAGGGCCACGATCCTGCAGGCGCATTGCCTGCGCTGCGGAAATTGCTATACTTCCTGCCCTGCCGGGGCTGTTATCAAAGAAAAGGAGGCGGTGAAATGA
- a CDS encoding protein-ADP-ribose hydrolase encodes MTQEQRLDELLTYLSAEYEGQLPPVLEGIAEKKQLFRALMNLRPPRPASPEFMALQDAYLQEEIVSQGIVDAAQLPPAPCDTRIVLWQGDITQLKVDGIVNAANSGLLGCFVPLHSCIDNIIHTKSGVALRLKCAELMRAQGHAEPTGSAKITPGYNLPCQYVLHTVGPIVQSRLTPEHCAQLAACYRACLELAAEQGLKSLAFCCISTGVFRFPNERAAQIAIDTVREFLAKDQRLEKVIFNVYKSIDLAIYQRLLGIR; translated from the coding sequence ATGACGCAGGAACAGCGGCTGGACGAATTACTGACGTATTTATCGGCCGAGTATGAGGGGCAGCTTCCACCAGTGCTGGAGGGCATCGCTGAAAAAAAGCAGCTCTTCCGGGCGCTGATGAACCTGCGTCCACCCCGCCCCGCCTCCCCGGAGTTTATGGCCTTGCAGGACGCTTATCTCCAAGAGGAAATCGTCTCCCAGGGGATTGTGGATGCAGCGCAGCTGCCCCCTGCGCCCTGCGATACGCGCATCGTCCTTTGGCAGGGAGATATTACCCAACTGAAGGTGGACGGCATCGTCAACGCGGCAAACAGCGGCTTGCTGGGCTGTTTTGTCCCTCTGCACAGCTGTATCGACAACATCATCCACACCAAAAGCGGCGTTGCCCTGCGCCTTAAATGCGCGGAGCTGATGCGCGCGCAGGGGCATGCGGAACCTACCGGCTCGGCGAAGATCACGCCGGGCTATAACCTGCCCTGCCAGTACGTGTTACACACGGTAGGCCCCATCGTGCAGTCGCGCCTTACCCCGGAGCACTGTGCGCAGCTGGCTGCCTGCTACCGCGCCTGTCTGGAGCTGGCGGCCGAGCAGGGGCTGAAAAGCCTGGCTTTTTGCTGCATCTCTACCGGCGTGTTTCGCTTCCCCAACGAGCGGGCGGCGCAGATCGCCATAGATACTGTGCGAGAATTTTTAGCCAAAGACCAGAGGCTGGAAAAGGTGATATTCAATGTTTACAAGTCCATCGATCTTGCGATCTACCAAAGGTTACTCGGCATCCGTTAG
- a CDS encoding SIR2 family NAD-dependent protein deacylase, whose protein sequence is MFTSPSILRSTKGYSASVRRLQEELNRADAVLIGAGSGLSAAAGFTYSGPRFERHFADFKDKYGIEDMYSGGFYPFPTPEVYWAWWSRHIYYNRYVDIPKPVYSELLELVRDKDYFVLTTNVDHCFQKAGFDQQRLFYTQGDYGLFQCSQPCHLKTYDNEETVRQMLAAQKDMKIPTALIPHCPVCGRPMTVNLRSDDKFVEDAGWHRAARRYAEFIQRHEGLRVLYLELGVGTNTPGIIKYPFWVATAEHPSAVYACINAHEAYAPPQLGQRAICIQRDIAAVLSDLRK, encoded by the coding sequence ATGTTTACAAGTCCATCGATCTTGCGATCTACCAAAGGTTACTCGGCATCCGTTAGACGCCTGCAAGAGGAACTGAACCGGGCGGACGCTGTTTTGATCGGCGCAGGCTCCGGCCTGTCCGCCGCGGCGGGCTTCACCTATTCCGGCCCGCGGTTTGAGCGGCACTTTGCCGATTTTAAAGATAAATACGGCATTGAGGATATGTATTCCGGCGGGTTTTATCCTTTTCCCACTCCGGAGGTATATTGGGCCTGGTGGAGCCGACATATCTACTACAACCGCTATGTGGATATTCCAAAGCCCGTCTATAGCGAACTGCTGGAACTGGTGCGGGATAAAGACTATTTTGTGCTGACTACGAATGTGGACCATTGTTTTCAAAAGGCGGGGTTTGATCAGCAGCGTCTATTCTATACGCAGGGCGACTACGGTCTTTTCCAGTGCAGCCAACCCTGCCACCTAAAAACGTATGATAACGAAGAGACCGTTCGTCAGATGCTGGCGGCGCAAAAGGACATGAAGATCCCCACAGCGCTCATTCCCCACTGCCCGGTCTGCGGGCGGCCGATGACCGTAAACCTGCGCAGCGACGATAAGTTTGTGGAAGATGCCGGCTGGCATCGGGCTGCCCGGCGATATGCCGAGTTCATTCAGCGCCACGAAGGGCTGCGCGTACTTTATTTGGAGTTGGGCGTGGGCACAAATACGCCCGGTATCATCAAGTACCCCTTTTGGGTTGCTACGGCGGAGCATCCCAGCGCGGTCTACGCCTGCATCAATGCACACGAGGCCTATGCCCCGCCGCAGCTCGGGCAGCGCGCCATCTGCATCCAGCGGGACATCGCCGCCGTTCTGTCAGATCTCAGGAAATGA
- the cas2 gene encoding CRISPR-associated endonuclease Cas2, producing the protein MLLLITYDVDTTTAAGRKRLRSVAKVCVNYGQRVQNSVFECAADAAQAKMIKAKLLALIDEEQDSLRFYNLGDRYQNRIEHYGAKGSYDPEGLLMI; encoded by the coding sequence ATGCTATTGCTGATAACCTATGACGTAGATACCACCACTGCAGCCGGGCGGAAAAGGTTGCGCAGCGTGGCCAAAGTATGTGTCAACTATGGCCAACGGGTACAGAATTCTGTTTTTGAATGCGCTGCTGACGCTGCGCAGGCTAAGATGATCAAGGCCAAATTATTAGCTTTGATCGACGAGGAGCAGGACAGCTTGCGGTTTTACAACCTGGGGGACCGCTACCAAAACCGCATTGAACACTATGGCGCTAAAGGCAGCTATGACCCAGAGGGACTGCTGATGATTTAA
- the cas1c gene encoding type I-C CRISPR-associated endonuclease Cas1c: MRKLLNTLFVLSDDSYLALDGENVVIRREGSIAARYPLHTLESIYTFSYQGASPALMGACVQRNVGLSFLTPRGRFLAKVSGEANGNVLLRRAQYRLADDPQSSCRIAAYFICGKLYNSRWILERATRDHAMRVDVEALKASCQQLKELLAQASTCQTMEALRGLEGKSAMLYFDALDQLILQHKETFYMAQRSRRPPRDPFNALLSFLYTLLGHDCASALEAVGLDSYVGFLHRDRPGRTSLAQDLMEEMRPVMADRLALTLINRQKVTQKDFRKEASGGVFLNDEGRKTVLSAWQERKREIITHPYLEEKLPWGLVPYVQALLLARLIRGDLDVYPPFFWK, encoded by the coding sequence GTGAGAAAGCTGCTCAACACCCTGTTCGTACTCAGCGACGATAGCTACCTGGCGCTGGATGGCGAAAATGTGGTCATCCGGCGGGAGGGGAGCATTGCCGCCCGCTATCCGCTCCACACCTTAGAGAGTATCTATACCTTCAGCTACCAGGGCGCAAGTCCGGCCCTAATGGGCGCATGCGTCCAGCGGAATGTGGGGCTATCCTTCCTGACGCCAAGGGGCAGGTTCCTGGCAAAAGTCAGCGGAGAGGCCAACGGCAATGTATTGCTGCGCCGCGCACAGTACCGCTTGGCCGACGATCCGCAATCCAGCTGCCGGATCGCGGCGTACTTTATCTGTGGTAAACTCTATAACAGCCGTTGGATATTGGAGCGCGCTACCCGGGATCACGCGATGCGGGTGGATGTGGAGGCCTTGAAGGCCAGCTGTCAACAGCTTAAAGAGCTGCTGGCCCAGGCCAGCACATGCCAGACGATGGAGGCGTTAAGGGGTCTGGAGGGGAAAAGCGCGATGCTGTATTTTGACGCGCTGGATCAGCTTATATTGCAACACAAAGAGACCTTTTATATGGCCCAACGTTCTCGCCGGCCGCCGCGCGATCCGTTTAATGCGCTGCTCTCGTTTCTGTACACCCTATTGGGGCACGATTGTGCCTCTGCACTGGAGGCTGTGGGGTTGGACAGCTACGTAGGCTTTTTGCACCGGGATAGGCCGGGGCGTACCTCTTTGGCACAGGACCTGATGGAGGAAATGCGGCCGGTCATGGCGGACCGGCTGGCGTTGACGCTGATCAACCGCCAGAAAGTAACGCAGAAGGATTTTCGCAAGGAGGCATCCGGCGGCGTATTTTTGAACGACGAAGGGCGAAAAACGGTACTATCGGCCTGGCAGGAACGCAAAAGAGAGATCATCACCCACCCGTATTTGGAAGAAAAACTGCCCTGGGGGCTGGTGCCTTATGTACAGGCCCTATTGCTGGCCCGCCTGATCCGCGGCGATTTGGATGTTTATCCGCCATTTTTCTGGAAATGA
- the cas4 gene encoding CRISPR-associated protein Cas4 — protein sequence MTYNEQEFLQLSGLQHFSFCRRQWALIHIEQQWQENLRTVEGRLLHGRAHDEQQRERGGDVLILRGLSVFSGQLGLSGKCDVVEFHLSQEGIPLQGEEGLWLPFPVEYKRGEPKKDDADRLQLCAQAICLEEMLCCKIAQGALFYGEIKRRVPVAFDAALRDEVVRLSDEMYALYRRGHTPKARPTKGCNACSLKELCLPGLAKHRSAATYLTRYIQEDEP from the coding sequence GTGACCTATAACGAACAGGAGTTTTTGCAGCTTTCCGGCCTGCAACACTTTTCCTTTTGCCGCCGGCAATGGGCGCTGATCCACATTGAGCAGCAGTGGCAGGAGAATCTGCGCACTGTAGAGGGGCGGCTGTTGCATGGCCGGGCGCACGATGAACAGCAGCGCGAGCGCGGGGGCGACGTGCTGATCCTGCGAGGGCTATCGGTGTTTTCCGGGCAGTTGGGCTTGAGCGGCAAATGCGACGTTGTCGAATTCCATCTCTCGCAAGAGGGGATACCGCTGCAGGGGGAGGAAGGGTTATGGCTGCCCTTTCCGGTAGAGTACAAGCGTGGCGAACCCAAGAAGGACGATGCGGACCGGCTGCAGCTTTGCGCCCAGGCGATCTGCCTGGAAGAGATGCTTTGTTGCAAGATCGCGCAGGGGGCGCTCTTTTATGGAGAGATCAAGCGCAGGGTACCGGTGGCATTTGATGCGGCACTGCGAGACGAGGTCGTTCGCCTAAGCGATGAGATGTACGCGCTCTACCGCCGCGGCCACACGCCCAAGGCCAGGCCCACAAAGGGCTGCAACGCCTGCTCCTTAAAAGAACTGTGCTTGCCCGGCCTGGCAAAACATCGCTCGGCGGCGACCTATCTGACCCGATATATCCAGGAGGATGAACCGTGA
- the cas7c gene encoding type I-C CRISPR-associated protein Cas7/Csd2, translated as MSEVIKNRYEFVILFDVENGNPNGDPDAGNMPRVDPETGLGLVTDVCLKRKIRNYVEMAKEDATGYRIYIKDGVPLNRSDAQAYAELDVTEKNIKEKKKADPELDSKIRDWMCKNFFDIRTFGAVMTTFVKASLNCGQVRGPVQLGFARSVEPVVPQEVTITRVAITTEADAEKKGTEMGRKYIVPYGLYRCEGYISANLARKATGFTEDDLALLWEAILNMFEHDHSAARGKMAVRELIVFKHDSELGCAPAHKLFEQVKVTRVTDENAPARAYTDYEVTVDEAALPQGVTCVRMG; from the coding sequence ATGAGCGAAGTGATTAAAAATCGGTATGAGTTTGTGATCCTGTTTGACGTGGAAAACGGCAACCCCAACGGCGACCCGGATGCGGGCAATATGCCCCGCGTGGACCCCGAGACCGGCCTGGGCCTGGTCACCGACGTATGCCTAAAGCGCAAGATCCGCAATTATGTGGAGATGGCCAAAGAAGACGCGACGGGATACCGTATCTACATCAAAGACGGGGTACCGCTTAACCGCAGCGATGCGCAGGCCTATGCGGAATTGGATGTGACGGAGAAAAATATCAAGGAAAAGAAAAAGGCAGACCCGGAGCTGGACAGCAAAATTCGGGACTGGATGTGCAAAAACTTTTTTGATATCCGCACCTTTGGCGCGGTGATGACCACCTTTGTTAAGGCTTCCCTGAACTGCGGCCAGGTGCGCGGCCCCGTGCAGCTGGGCTTTGCCCGCAGCGTTGAGCCAGTCGTGCCCCAGGAGGTGACCATTACCCGCGTGGCGATCACAACCGAAGCGGATGCTGAGAAGAAAGGCACGGAGATGGGGCGCAAGTACATCGTCCCCTACGGCTTGTACCGCTGCGAAGGGTATATCTCCGCAAATTTGGCCCGCAAGGCCACCGGTTTTACCGAGGACGACCTGGCGCTTTTATGGGAGGCGATCCTCAATATGTTTGAGCACGACCATTCCGCGGCTCGGGGGAAGATGGCGGTGCGGGAGCTGATCGTATTCAAGCATGATTCCGAGCTGGGTTGCGCCCCTGCGCATAAGCTCTTTGAGCAGGTGAAGGTCACCCGCGTAACGGATGAAAATGCACCGGCGCGCGCCTATACCGATTATGAGGTGACGGTAGATGAAGCCGCCCTGCCGCAGGGCGTCACGTGTGTGCGTATGGGGTGA
- the cas8c gene encoding type I-C CRISPR-associated protein Cas8c/Csd1 produces the protein MILQALVQHYEDLAARGCVGRPGWGPVKVSFALYIDEQGNLVRVSIVQETQTRGKKTVMIPQTMQLPAPVKRSSGIAANFLCDNSGYILGVDAKGKPERALDCFAACKALHEEILSDVDGAMARAVLNFFEQWKPHKAQEHPALQPYWEEILKGGNLVFRYDGKYAQEDEALRRAWQKHYDAADEGHQGICLVTGAEGPIAQLHPSIKGVRDAQSSGASLVSFNAPAFCSYGWEQGENAPTGEYAAFAYGTALNHLLADREHVYQMGSTTVLYWAEGAEPAYPDVFGELAMDAESHYSDKDLQGMLHALANGESVLYDEQMLDPNRTFYVLGLAPNAARLSVRFFLRNSFGAFLKNIEVHHQRLEIQRPNFDKTVRLPLWRLMSETVNQNARDKSPSPLMAGEVLRAILEDTYYPATLLNGVVLRIRAEHAVTRGRAAILKAYYLKNTHKDVPKEVLTVALNPESKNVPYTLGRLFSILEAIQDAANPNLNATIADKYFNAASATPAVIFPSLINLAKKHLRKLERGQQIYLEKQLTEVLSILGETYPVRLNLPQQGSFQLGYYHQTQMRYTRKDKE, from the coding sequence ATGATCCTTCAGGCGTTGGTACAGCACTATGAGGATCTGGCGGCTAGAGGCTGTGTCGGCCGGCCGGGTTGGGGCCCGGTCAAGGTCTCTTTTGCCCTGTATATCGATGAACAAGGTAATTTGGTGAGAGTTTCCATTGTACAGGAAACGCAGACGCGCGGCAAAAAGACTGTCATGATTCCCCAAACCATGCAGTTGCCCGCACCGGTCAAACGCTCCTCGGGAATCGCCGCCAACTTTCTTTGCGATAATTCCGGCTATATCCTGGGCGTGGACGCCAAGGGAAAGCCCGAACGGGCGTTGGATTGTTTTGCGGCCTGCAAGGCCCTGCATGAGGAGATTCTATCGGATGTTGACGGTGCTATGGCCCGTGCGGTACTAAACTTTTTTGAACAGTGGAAACCGCACAAAGCGCAGGAGCATCCAGCCTTACAGCCCTATTGGGAGGAGATTCTAAAGGGAGGCAACCTGGTATTTCGCTATGACGGCAAGTATGCCCAGGAGGATGAGGCGCTGCGCAGGGCCTGGCAAAAGCACTATGACGCTGCGGACGAAGGGCATCAGGGCATCTGCCTGGTCACCGGCGCTGAGGGGCCTATCGCCCAGCTGCATCCATCGATTAAGGGGGTGCGGGATGCCCAGTCCAGCGGCGCTTCGCTGGTATCCTTTAACGCGCCCGCGTTTTGTTCTTATGGATGGGAGCAGGGAGAAAACGCCCCGACGGGGGAATATGCCGCCTTTGCCTATGGAACGGCGCTGAACCACTTGCTGGCGGACCGCGAGCATGTCTACCAGATGGGCAGTACCACTGTTTTGTATTGGGCTGAAGGGGCGGAACCGGCCTATCCGGATGTATTCGGCGAGCTGGCGATGGATGCAGAATCGCATTATTCGGATAAAGATTTGCAGGGAATGCTGCATGCCCTGGCCAATGGGGAATCCGTGTTATATGACGAGCAGATGCTGGACCCCAACCGCACCTTCTATGTCCTGGGCCTGGCGCCTAACGCCGCGCGGCTGTCGGTCCGCTTCTTTTTGCGCAATTCCTTCGGGGCGTTCCTTAAAAATATCGAAGTCCACCACCAAAGGCTGGAGATTCAGCGGCCAAACTTCGATAAAACGGTGCGCTTGCCGCTCTGGAGATTGATGAGCGAGACGGTCAACCAAAACGCGCGGGATAAATCTCCCTCGCCGCTGATGGCGGGAGAGGTGCTGCGGGCGATTTTGGAGGATACATATTACCCCGCCACGCTGCTTAACGGCGTCGTGCTGCGCATCCGCGCCGAGCATGCGGTCACCCGAGGACGGGCGGCGATACTGAAAGCCTATTATTTAAAAAATACCCATAAGGACGTACCGAAGGAGGTTTTAACAGTGGCATTGAACCCGGAGAGCAAAAATGTACCCTATACGCTGGGACGGCTGTTTTCGATCCTGGAGGCGATACAGGATGCGGCCAACCCGAACCTGAACGCGACCATTGCGGATAAGTATTTTAACGCGGCTTCAGCCACGCCGGCGGTGATTTTTCCCTCGCTGATCAACCTGGCGAAAAAGCACCTGCGCAAGCTGGAACGCGGCCAGCAGATCTATTTGGAAAAGCAGCTGACAGAAGTTTTGTCCATCTTGGGAGAAACCTATCCGGTACGGCTGAATTTGCCGCAGCAGGGTTCCTTCCAGCTGGGGTATTACCATCAGACACAAATGCGCTATACGCGCAAGGATAAAGAATAG
- the cas5c gene encoding type I-C CRISPR-associated protein Cas5c, giving the protein MPVQLEVWGDYALFTRPEMKTERVSYDVMTPSAARGLLEAIYWHPGMRWIVDRIFVCAPVRFKNLRRNEVKSKISARSARTVMERGQGELYLATPEDIQQRAAMLLADVRYVIEAHFEMTPKASIADNPGKFQDIITRRMRKGQFYHQPYFGCREFPAHFAPCAAPPECPPELRGERDLGFMLYDLDYSDPENIHPLFFRAVLRDGVLNIPPRDSEEVRG; this is encoded by the coding sequence ATGCCGGTCCAACTGGAGGTATGGGGAGATTATGCGCTGTTCACCCGCCCGGAGATGAAGACGGAAAGGGTGAGCTACGATGTGATGACGCCGTCGGCCGCGCGGGGGCTGCTGGAGGCGATCTACTGGCACCCGGGGATGCGCTGGATCGTGGACCGCATTTTTGTTTGCGCGCCGGTACGCTTTAAAAACCTGCGGCGCAACGAGGTGAAATCCAAGATCAGCGCCCGCTCAGCGCGTACGGTGATGGAGCGGGGACAGGGAGAATTATATTTGGCCACGCCGGAGGATATCCAGCAGCGGGCAGCCATGCTGCTGGCGGATGTGCGATACGTGATCGAGGCGCACTTTGAGATGACGCCGAAGGCCTCGATTGCGGATAACCCAGGCAAATTTCAGGATATCATCACCCGACGCATGCGCAAGGGGCAGTTTTATCACCAGCCCTACTTTGGCTGCCGGGAGTTTCCGGCCCACTTTGCGCCCTGTGCAGCGCCGCCGGAATGCCCGCCGGAGCTGCGCGGCGAGCGGGACCTGGGCTTTATGCTTTACGACCTGGATTATTCGGACCCGGAGAACATCCATCCACTGTTTTTTCGCGCGGTCCTGCGGGATGGCGTATTGAACATACCCCCGCGCGACAGTGAGGAGGTGAGGGGATGA
- the cas3 gene encoding CRISPR-associated helicase Cas3': MQERTYLAHVAQDGRRQTVRQHLLGTAALCRAFSSPWGAGDQGEWLGLLHDIGKYSRAFQKRLLNDGPRVDHATAGAYESAMRKQMAAAFCIAGHHTGLPDGGSRIDREGATLMARLNRAKGGELEPYGFWQEEIALPQANLPAFILQDRLAAAFYIRMMYSALVDADFLDTEAFMAEGEVHRGGGEDMPALEQKLERYIAPWFPPRGELNRQRCAILRACMEGGEGSQPGLFSLTVPTGGGKTVASLAFALRHARANGFKRIVYVIPYTSIIEQTAEVFRDILGDENVLEHHSGVLYDVGEEARPETMRMARATENWDMPVVVTTAVQFFESLYASRSSKCRKLHNLAQSVIIFDEAQMLPIPYLRPCIQAIAQLIAHYGASAVLCTATQPALAPIFAEFLPGRAARELCPDDVFTDPVFRRVTFRNAGLLDGEALTAQLEAHDQVLCIVNTRKSARRIYESLEGDGVFHLSTLMRPVDRKKTLEEIRRRLKNGETCKVVATSLIEAGVDMDFPAVFREQAGLDSILQAAGRCNREGKRRPDDSIVTIFKTGEKIPPLFSANIAAGEVAMAAYRDLSGKDAVRCYFEELLDLKGAQALDGQAILSLLERENFPFRTVAQRFHLIDNETRTVYVPDAESARLFARLEYGERSRNLFRELGQFSVSIYDNHFTALESAGALQVLEDGSAVLTDPALYDERTGLALQADSGQALFG; encoded by the coding sequence ATGCAAGAGAGAACTTATCTGGCACATGTAGCGCAGGATGGCCGGCGGCAGACGGTGCGCCAGCACCTTCTGGGCACGGCGGCGTTATGCCGTGCGTTTTCCTCGCCCTGGGGTGCGGGCGACCAGGGCGAATGGCTGGGGCTGCTGCACGACATTGGCAAATACTCGCGGGCCTTTCAAAAACGGCTGTTGAACGACGGCCCGCGGGTAGATCATGCGACTGCCGGGGCTTACGAGAGTGCCATGCGCAAGCAGATGGCCGCGGCCTTTTGCATTGCCGGCCACCACACGGGCCTGCCCGACGGCGGAAGCCGTATCGACCGGGAGGGAGCGACCCTTATGGCACGCTTGAACAGGGCCAAGGGCGGCGAACTGGAGCCATACGGCTTTTGGCAAGAGGAGATTGCCCTCCCGCAAGCGAATCTGCCTGCATTCATCCTGCAGGACCGGCTGGCTGCCGCCTTTTATATCCGCATGATGTATTCTGCTTTGGTGGATGCGGACTTTTTGGATACCGAGGCCTTTATGGCCGAAGGAGAGGTGCACAGGGGCGGTGGAGAGGATATGCCGGCGCTGGAGCAAAAGCTGGAACGTTATATTGCGCCCTGGTTTCCACCCAGAGGTGAGTTGAACCGCCAGCGATGCGCGATCCTCCGCGCGTGTATGGAAGGCGGCGAGGGAAGCCAGCCGGGGCTGTTTTCCCTCACCGTGCCCACGGGCGGCGGCAAGACTGTGGCCTCCTTGGCTTTTGCGCTCAGACACGCCAGGGCCAATGGATTTAAGCGGATCGTCTATGTGATCCCCTACACCTCCATAATCGAGCAGACGGCAGAAGTGTTCCGCGATATCCTGGGGGATGAGAACGTGCTGGAACATCATTCTGGCGTGCTCTACGACGTAGGGGAGGAGGCGCGGCCGGAGACCATGCGCATGGCCCGCGCCACGGAAAACTGGGATATGCCCGTGGTGGTGACCACGGCCGTACAATTCTTTGAATCGCTTTACGCCAGCCGTTCTTCTAAATGCAGAAAACTGCACAATCTTGCGCAGAGCGTCATCATTTTTGACGAAGCACAGATGCTGCCTATCCCTTATCTGCGCCCCTGCATACAAGCTATCGCCCAGTTGATCGCGCATTACGGCGCATCTGCCGTGCTTTGCACGGCGACGCAGCCCGCCCTCGCGCCAATCTTTGCGGAATTTCTGCCGGGCCGGGCTGCACGGGAACTCTGCCCCGATGACGTGTTTACCGATCCAGTGTTCAGGCGGGTGACCTTTCGCAACGCGGGCCTGCTGGATGGGGAAGCGCTAACCGCGCAATTAGAGGCGCATGACCAGGTATTGTGCATCGTCAACACCCGGAAAAGTGCGCGCAGGATCTACGAGAGCCTGGAAGGGGACGGCGTCTTTCATTTATCCACCCTGATGCGGCCCGTGGACCGCAAAAAGACGCTGGAGGAGATACGCCGCCGCCTGAAAAATGGGGAAACCTGCAAAGTAGTAGCGACCTCGCTGATCGAAGCGGGGGTGGATATGGATTTCCCCGCGGTATTTCGGGAGCAGGCGGGTTTGGATTCGATCCTGCAGGCAGCAGGCCGGTGTAACCGGGAGGGGAAGCGCCGCCCTGACGATAGCATTGTGACGATCTTTAAAACGGGAGAGAAGATACCGCCGCTGTTTTCGGCCAACATTGCGGCAGGAGAGGTGGCGATGGCGGCCTATCGGGATCTATCCGGTAAAGATGCCGTGCGCTGCTACTTTGAAGAGCTGCTGGACTTAAAGGGCGCGCAGGCGCTGGATGGACAAGCGATCCTCTCTTTGCTGGAAAGGGAAAATTTCCCTTTCCGCACCGTTGCCCAGCGTTTCCACCTGATCGATAACGAAACGCGCACGGTTTATGTCCCCGATGCGGAAAGCGCACGGCTATTTGCCCGCCTGGAATATGGCGAGCGCAGCCGTAACCTGTTCCGGGAACTGGGGCAATTTAGCGTCTCGATTTATGATAACCACTTTACCGCGCTGGAGAGCGCCGGAGCCCTGCAGGTCTTAGAGGATGGTAGCGCGGTCCTGACCGACCCGGCCCTATATGATGAACGGACCGGGCTTGCGCTGCAGGCAGATAGCGGACAGGCTCTATTTGGATAA